Proteins found in one Quercus robur chromosome 2, dhQueRobu3.1, whole genome shotgun sequence genomic segment:
- the LOC126704147 gene encoding uncharacterized protein LOC126704147, whose translation MVDQGSGTDVMYPDLFKGLRLKNEDLSKYDRPLVGFDGQVVIPEGQISLLVNMEGKEVTVAFVVVASFSPYMAILGRSWIYAMRAVPSTLHVKVKFCTKQGIAVVRESQQAISSYEVPEVDPEFIVHKLNVNPSFPPKKQRPRRLAKEDVDAVR comes from the exons ATGGTGGACCAGGGAAGTGGGACCGATGTGATGTATCCAGATTTGTTTAAAGGGCTCAGACTGAAGAATGAGGACCTCTCAAAATACGATAGACCCCTGGTTGGGTTTGATGGTCAGGTGGTGATTCCCGAAGGGCAAATATCACTTCTCGTGAATATGGAAGGAAAGGAAGTGACAGTGGCTTTTGTAGTTGTCGCTTCGTTTTCTCCTTATATGGCTATTCTGGGAAGGTCGTGGATCTATGCGATGAGGGCAGTTCCCTCCACCCTGCATGTGAAGGTTAAGTTCTGCACCAAGCAGGGCATTGCTGTAGTAAGGGAAAGTCAGCAAGCAATCAG CTCGTATGAGGTTCCTGAGGTTGATCCCGAATTCATTGTTCACAAGCTTAACGTAAACCCGTCATTTCCTCCAAAGAAGCAAAGGCCAAGAAGATTGGCAAAGGAGGACGTTGACGCAGTGAGATAG